The genomic segment attaataatctaAATTGAGTGTTTGgacaaaaattatttcaaatttaattttaataaaatgacaATAATATCTTTAATCTATAtatctttttaattatttaaattttggtACACACTACtgacattttatttatataattattattactttttgaatattttgtaTCAAAAATCTTTTTATCATATGAATGCTTGAAAATTAATATAAGAttaataaaataacacaaatttttttttgtataaatGCAGAAAAttatgtcaatttttttttatggaaatgaaaattatacaaaaatacaaaatattttttaaaaaataaatacttgtaataaaatatgaatgGAATTTTATGAGTTCCATTCGAAACTCTTAAAAACTGAtagataaataaaatttaacattttacaaaatctccaaaaatatttataaaaattaagagCAATTATgtaatatgataaattttactttattttttgGTTAAAAATTATAGAAGTTGAAACAGAAACCGACATTTACAAACACCTCAAAAACACTCTCACCcaacaaaaaccaaaaaaatACTTCCTAAACTCTTCGTTCTGCGTGATTATGTTCGGTACGTTAAACGCAATAAATCAAAGATGACAAACTTGAATAATGCAttacaaattaatattttacacTAATTAAGCTATGTTTGCACGCAATTCAAAAATAATTGAATGTTAAACAAACATTGCTGAGTTGCATGAAATCGACATGGATCATGCTGAACTTCGTGCAACGTTTCCAACTCTTTGGTGTTCTCCACGACTCTTTTGATGTGTCCTTTGGCTTCACTTCAGTCAATCAGGCTTTGAGGTGTTCGTAAAATGCATGCGAGATAATTCGTTTTGAAttacatgttatttatttacaaGTTAAAAATACTTGAACTGTTCTGTGACAGTTGTTTATACCACTGGTTCCCAAAACTCAATCATGTTGCCCTCATCCCTCAGAGTATCCTAATTTACTACGTCTAAATAACAGGAGCCTTCAACACCTCTGCTCCAAACCCTGTTCGGCTTTCGGAATTTTGCACTCATCTGGGATCGGTCTTGGGTCGACCCTCTTGGTTGCATATCCCGTCTTTTTTCCTCAGATTTGCACTTAAAGAAGGTGCATATGTGGTATGATCTCTTCTCTCATTCCTCCTATTTAAGTAAAGTCTTAGGTGGTGCATGAGCTGACATTACAATGTTTGGCACTCGTTTAAGCTTTTGGAAGGGCAAAACATGGTTCCCAAGAAAGTGATGGAACTCGGGTATGTGTTCAAATATCCCAATGTGAAGGATGCTTTGACAGAAATCTGCCGTGGATAGACTGATTTGGTATGTGGACTTTAGTACAATTTACGGACTTCCTACTGGAAAATTTTTGTAATTGTGTGCGACGAATAAAGATTGATTGGATGATTAATGTGTGGactcttgattttcttttttttcccaTTCTAAAGTTATTTTCCATGTAATCGTtcaaaagaaaattattttccaTGTATAATATGAGCCTTGAAAAGGGTATGCTGTGTTTTCGACAAGACGACAACAAGCCTCAATGGTCTCAGCGTGCATCTAGTGTTCAAGTCATCTCTGAGACAGATGTACATATTTTCCACGCCAAGTTTTTAGTATTTCAAATCTCAAAGACATGTTTATGATTCAAGTATGCAAATTTGTGGGTCATGCCGAATTACTCTGTTTTTGTTTAAACTTGTTTTAACTAAATCAgttcaaatatattttaaaccaaATTTGAATgcctattattttatttttgatagtTTGCGAGCTACGCATGTTTTCAATAAAGTTCGATAACCAAGTTTGGATTAACAACTATTGTTTTTCCATACCTTTGAACGATAAAGTTTCAGCGCCAAAATAACATGAGAAAATATAAAGTTTATACGAATATAGAATATATAATCAACCCATCAGTGAGTACTTCTTCCCAGAAAAGGCCTGGAATTTTGGTTCTTCATTCTTTGGCGGCTCTTGCTTGGTGCCTTTTGAAGTGTCCTACAGTATAAGAAAACCATAATGAAACATGAAGGGATTACAAGAACATtggtttttttaaatttttttcttacttttagcTCCATAACtgaaattatttgattatttACAAATATACTAATACTAAAAATGAAATATCTATGTTGGTTTTTTGTAAGTGAGAGAAAGATACGATGAGGTGGGGGGAAATAGAGACCTTTGAGGCTTGATGAGAGCGATCTGTATTTGAACCAAATACGAGCCTCCCTTGAGAAAGGCGATTTTTACTTAGTGAACTGAAACTTGCTGTCGAAGCTTGCCCACTAGCAGTAAGAGCATCAGTTTTTACGTTTGATGTAACTGGTGCAGGCTGGGTTATCAGAGGAGTCCCATCTAACCGTCTTGCAATACCGGTAAAAGGACTGAACTTCGGTCCGGTCTCAGCTGGAGGCTCCAGACCTGCACATCCAAAAATGGGCATAAGATAGTTCAGCTGGTAGTTCAAGAAAAATATCGACACATGCCCTTGATATCATAATGCCAAGAAGAGCGCATGTCAATATGGCAATTATCAAAATTGTACCTTCTGTTGGTGGTTTGCCTTTTGTGATGGATACAGAAGGTTTTTCGGGCTCCTTGTAATCGAGAGGAGGAGCAAAGTCCACTTCACAATCAGTTTCGATAATACTTATGGCATTAGAAGGCTTTGCATCGATGATATCTATGTAGTACTTTCTATTATTATAGGCCACCATGATGCTATCCCCAGTGCTGAAGCAGGAATAATTCCTCAGCGTTGTCTCCAAGCTGCAACAAAATTTTAATGGAACATCAAACTTGAATGATGTCTTTACTATAGATAAGAAACGAAGTTTTTCAAAACGATGCAACATATATGTGGGTATGTGCACACGCACTAGTTTCGTATTCACATCCAGACAAGCAAAACCTGTGTGATGCAAATTGGGTGCGCTAAATGTTGCATCTACGTTTTATGTTCAAGATTCACGATAGGATGAATAAATCTTATCTCAACACTCACATAGCTTTTGGATTAGAGATATCCAAGAAGTCCTTTGTGTGGGGTTGCAATTTAACATATGTACCCTTGGGAAGAGTCACATTTTTCACTTGTACAAAATCTCCTTCTTGTAATAACAGATTCTCCATCATCTGTAAGATGACATTACAATCAAATGTTGTCCAGAAAAGGTTGTAAAACAACGAGATGTTCTGGACATACCCAGTAAGGCATGTACATTGTGCCTTCTTCTGCAATGAACTCCAGAACCCCACAGTGGGAAACCCGCTCAGTGAAAGCATTTTGAATCTCAAATAACATAGGATAATCAATATGAAGTGATGCTGCATGATAAGGGCAATTTCAATTTATATTAAACTTTAAAGACCAATAGCTAgtcaagcatcggaaaggtagAAAACACACCCCACACCCCAATCTATATTAAACCTTAAAGACCAATAGCTAgtcaagcatcggaaaggtagAAAACACATCCCACACCCCCAACCAACCCCACCCACCCCCCCaccccccaaaaaaaaaaagaacagtGTGAACCACACAAGAAAGGAGAACTACCGAGACGATCAAGAGCTGATGGAGGCATGATGACTGGAACaagaacaaaaacaaattaaaaaaattagccAATGAAATATCCTTAACTTGCCAACAGTGGTAGAAGCATAAGTTGTTTTACCTTTGTCACCATTTTCTATCTGAGACTGCAAAATCAAGAAAGTGGGAAAATTAAAATCATCCCAAATCTAATAAATTGACAATATCTAAGCCAGTGTTTTTATAACCGGACCGTTAATCGAACCGGTCAAGCCTTAAAAAATTGTTCAACCGGTTCCACCGAACGGTCGaaccggatcaataaaattaatattttatttattttatataataaataaaatagtaaaatattgattatttatgtttttatagtttttacttaatttttaagatgaaaattacacAAATATCCAAATAACCGGTTCAACCGGTTCAAAATGGTTCAACCGGTTTTTCCGGTTTAACCGGGTTTTAACCGGTTTTTTCCGGTTAAACCTGTTTTCCGGGTTTTTACTTTTCTCCGGACCGGTCTAGAGGCCGGTTCGCGGTTGAACCGGTCCGACCGGCCGGTCCGGTCCGGTTTGGAGAACATTGATCTAAGCAATGCTTGGCATAAATAATAGCAGCAATACTAAGCGTATTACACTATTACTGGTTCTGTTCCAAAGAAAATCTTGAACATTAGAGGACATAATCAGAGATACAAGAGTGCAATACATTAAAGTAGCCACAAACAGAATCGGTAAAATAACTCTAATTTTGCCTCTAATTGCTTGGGTGGTTTTCAAATCCATGAACGCAAATCTTCAACTTTAATTATAAGTTATTTTTCAATTCAAAACAATATGGTTCAAATCCTCAGTTATAAAAACCAAGAGGAACCCAAAAGTTTTAAAAGGAAGCCTTCCAACCTTGTCAATAAAGGAAGCAGGATAACACCGGTATGTTTGCTCAAATGATGCTCCATGGTATCCATATCGACCAAACTGAAATAGAATAGATCACTTGTGATTAAAGCAAAACCATCTGATACCCTAATACCAATATTTTATCTATCGTCATAATTGAAACACAAAATTGTGAATAATTCTAAATCTGAATTCTTTTTCTCAATGCATACCATGTCCATGTTTAATTTATCTCAGGCAACACCAACACGTGCGCAAATATCTTGGTTTTCGCGCAAAAAGGTAAAGAAACTCCCGCTAATTGTCAACTCGGGCAAAGAATTTGAACCGTAGAAGCGGAAGTCCAATTTCCGGAAGTTTATTAGGGTTCTAGAGAACTTCAGAATCCAACTCAAATCGCAGGTGATTGCAGGATTCAAACTGAAGTGAGATTTATAAGCCTCGAGACGAGAGTTGTAAGACATGGACTCTTTTTATACACGCAGGATTTGATTGGGCTTGCGAACTGTTATCTAAAGTAAAGCCcatttaaaattgaaaatcataaaaaggcttcccattaaaaaaaaaaaaattcacatttttattgATCAATTTTTTGTGATACAAAACTCCAACTCGATctgattcataaaaaaatatttttttattttaaatataaatcaggTTGATCCGTTTCACGAGGAAAAATTCGTAAAACCGTCTTATAAAAGATCTACATTTATTTTATTCcattatatatatgaaaaattacCATAAAAACTTAATTAAGAAAGTTTCATATTCAAAACACCTTATTAACTaacaaaaatttattataatttatttacttAATTATGCATACTTTATTTGATTctacaatataaattcaaatattttaagggGCGAATCATCGACTTAATTGGTAAAAATTTGTCATTCTACAACAAGAGTAATActcaattatatatttaaataaatactcaaTCGAAAattgcacacacacacacacaaatatccATAATGTAATCTAAGGGGAGTGTATTCAATGTAGgagatttattgattttttaatgacttttgtagattttaaaagtcTAGATATATTCAATTTAGACTTTTACATACTATATAGAAGTCTACTagtattcaaaatagactttcatagagttttaaaaagtcaggTGGTATTCAttgacttttaaaaactctataaaagtctataagtattcaaattttcaatagaCTTTTAGTAACTTCATGAAATTCAtcaacatacaaacattaaaggCTAATGTACAAcataaattgtcaaaaattgtatTGGTTCAACCCAAAGATTTGGATAGATTTTTAAAACTGTTAACTCATACACAATCTATTTATTTATCTCTGTGACGCTTCACATCATCTCTTTTCTTATCTtatcttctctcctctcatctatctccatcactctctcaaattttggaattttatctctatatatattttcatctttcctattttaatttttcattttttcatttaataattttttattttaatatcatatgaaattttgaattccataattgatttttgatttttaatttatgatttatacaaattaatgtaatatgcaataataataaagatgatCCAAAAAAATATCgcttaattcttaataattgaatagcTCGCAACAaccataatttttaaatttattttaacattttcaattttaattaatacgtaagctatgatatttttatacaaaattatatacaCATAAATATTCTTTTCACATgcatattatcaatttaaaaacaaaGTTACAGAgattaatcaattgatgtattttaaaaaatttacaagcaTGCATACAAACccacatatatacacatataaggATTAAATGATctaactttaaataaataaattcatttattaatataaatagtgaaaaattatttcaaacagaATATGTTATATAGGTTAATTAATTATTAgttcaaataaattaataaaaataatatattataattaagtacaaatattttaaattctataaaaatcttATAAAAAAATCTACACGAATCCAAATAAATTcgtttataaatctgtgagattctgtaaaaataaataaaaatctatcaaattCATAAAAGTCTATTATTGGAAAAAGTAATTaaaactctgaattgaatacatCCCACTGAATTTGCTTATTATGTACGTGTCTTGATCTTATAAATATAAATGAGGTTATATTTTGACTTACTCGAAAAATATTGATATGTCCAGTATTATGTCAGTACTTaataaaagaaatcataaacCAAAACACAAAATAATTTACAAAACCAAAACCATATCAAATAATAAATAGTTCGTGCGTGAAATAGAAGGACTTTTTCAAGAAATGTACAAGGAATTGAATctgattttcaaagcaaaacaGAACAAAAATATAAGACTGTACGTACACAACTTACGAATTGAACCACAACAAAACACATTCTTTAGTCTTCAATATAACTTTTCTCTCGTGATCAAACATGAGAGCCTTTATCCATAAAGCTGCAACCTAGTTCAATTTCTCACTTAAACCCTTTTAAATCAATCAAACAACATTGCCAACATCCTTTAAATCGGATTCGAGAAAAGTTTTAAGGATGGTGAGGGGGCAGTGGTGGGAAATTAAATCCATATTTAGGATGGTGGAAGTACTTTGGAGGAAACTTAGGCAAAGGAGGAAGCTTAGGGAGCGGCGGGCATGGAGGCTTGTACGATGGAACAGCCGGAGGAAGTGGCTTGAATTCAGGAGCCGGCTTGGAGACTGGTGGCTTTGGCTTATAGACGACAGGAACTGGTGGCTTTGGCTTGTAGACCGGAACCGAAGGCTTTGGCTTGTAGACTGGTGGCTTTGGCTTGTAGACCGGAACCGATGGCTTTGGCGTGTAGACCGGGGGCAGTGGAGGGAGTGGTTGGACTACCGGCGGCGTGTAGATGACGGGAGCCGGTGGTTGCTTGTGGTGGAAGAGAGGAGGAAGCGGCGGAAACGGGGAAAGAGGCGGCAAAGAATGG from the Primulina eburnea isolate SZY01 chromosome 3, ASM2296580v1, whole genome shotgun sequence genome contains:
- the LOC140827024 gene encoding uncharacterized protein produces the protein MDMFGRYGYHGASFEQTYRCYPASFIDKSQIENGDKVIMPPSALDRLASLHIDYPMLFEIQNAFTERVSHCGVLEFIAEEGTMYMPYWMMENLLLQEGDFVQVKNVTLPKGTYVKLQPHTKDFLDISNPKAILETTLRNYSCFSTGDSIMVAYNNRKYYIDIIDAKPSNAISIIETDCEVDFAPPLDYKEPEKPSVSITKGKPPTEGLEPPAETGPKFSPFTGIARRLDGTPLITQPAPVTSNVKTDALTASGQASTASFSSLSKNRLSQGRLVFGSNTDRSHQASKDTSKGTKQEPPKNEEPKFQAFSGKKYSLMG